The proteins below come from a single Mus musculus strain C57BL/6J chromosome 5, GRCm38.p6 C57BL/6J genomic window:
- the Sbds gene encoding ribosome maturation protein SBDS, which produces MSIFTPTNQIRLTNVAVVRMKRGGKRFEIACYKNKVVGWRSGVEKDLDEVLQTHSVFVNVSKGQVAKKEDLISAFGTDDQTEICKQILTKGEVQVSDKERHTQLEQMFRDIATIVADKCVNPETKRPYTVILIERAMKDIHYSVKPNKSTKQQALEVIKQLKEKMKIERAHMRLRFILPVNEGKKLKEKLKPLMKVVESEDYSQQLEIVCLIDPGCFREIDELIKKETKGRGSLEVLSLKDVEEGDEKFE; this is translated from the exons ATGTCGATCTTCACCCCCACCAACCAGATCCGACTGACCAATGTGGCCGTGGTGCGGATGAAGCGGGGAGGGAAGCGCTTCGAAATCGCCTGCTATAAAAACAAGGTCGTCGGCTGGCGGAGTGGCGT GGAAAAAGACCTTGATGAAGTTCTGCAGACCCATTCAGTGTTTGTAAATGTTTCCAAAGGTCAGGTTGCCAAGAAGGAAGACCTCATCAGTGCATTTGGGACAGACGACCAGACTGAAATCTGCAAGCAG ATTTTGACTAAAGGAGAAGTTCAAGTGTCAGATAAAGAACGGCACACACAGCTGGAGCAGATGTTTAGGGATATCGCCACCATTGTGGCAGACAAGTGTGTGAACCCAGAAACAAAGAGACCTTACACCGTTATCCTCATCGAGAGAGCCATGAAGGACATCCACTACTCCGTGAAACCCAACAAGAGCACAAAGCAACAG GCTTTGGAAGTGataaagcagctgaaagagaagaTGAAGATAGAGCGGGCCCACATGCGATTGCGCTTCATCCTGCCAGTGAACGAagggaagaagctgaaggagaagcTGAAGCCACTGATGAAGGTGGTGGAGAGTGAGGACTACAGCCAGCAGCTGGAGATC GTGTGCCTCATCGACCCAGGCTGCTTCAGAGAAATTGATGagctaataaaaaaggaaacgaAAGGCAGGGGTTCTCTGGAAGTGCTCAGTCTGAAGGACGTGGAGGAAGGCGATGAGAAGTTTGAATGA
- the Sbds gene encoding ribosome maturation protein SBDS isoform X1: MFRDIATIVADKCVNPETKRPYTVILIERAMKDIHYSVKPNKSTKQQALEVIKQLKEKMKIERAHMRLRFILPVNEGKKLKEKLKPLMKVVESEDYSQQLEIVCLIDPGCFREIDELIKKETKGRGSLEVLSLKDVEEGDEKFE; the protein is encoded by the exons ATGTTTAGGGATATCGCCACCATTGTGGCAGACAAGTGTGTGAACCCAGAAACAAAGAGACCTTACACCGTTATCCTCATCGAGAGAGCCATGAAGGACATCCACTACTCCGTGAAACCCAACAAGAGCACAAAGCAACAG GCTTTGGAAGTGataaagcagctgaaagagaagaTGAAGATAGAGCGGGCCCACATGCGATTGCGCTTCATCCTGCCAGTGAACGAagggaagaagctgaaggagaagcTGAAGCCACTGATGAAGGTGGTGGAGAGTGAGGACTACAGCCAGCAGCTGGAGATC GTGTGCCTCATCGACCCAGGCTGCTTCAGAGAAATTGATGagctaataaaaaaggaaacgaAAGGCAGGGGTTCTCTGGAAGTGCTCAGTCTGAAGGACGTGGAGGAAGGCGATGAGAAGTTTGAATGA